DNA from Bradyrhizobium japonicum USDA 6:
GCGCCACCACGCCGAAGATGCCCAGTTTCCGGTGCGACACCGGGGAGCGGGGTTCAGTGGGCGACATGCGGAGTCTCCAATGGGGCGGCGGCTTTGGCGCCTTGTTTCTTGTGTACCATACTGAACACCACGGGAACAAACATCAGCGTGGCGAAAGTTGCAAAGATCAGGCCGCCGATCACGGCGCGGCCAAGCGGCGCATTCTGCTCGCCACCCTCCCCGAGCCCCAGGGCCATCGGCGCCATGCCGATGATCATGGCGAGCGCGGTCATCAGCACCGGGCGGAACCGGACGAACCCGGCCTCGAGTGCAGCGGCGATGGGGTCACCGAGCTCCTCGTAGCGCTCGCGGGCGAAGGAGATCACGAGCACGCTGTTGGCGGTGGCAACGCCCATGCACATGATCGCGCCGGTCAGGGCGGGCACCGACAGCGTCGTCTCGGTCATGAACAGCATCCAGACGATGCCGGCGAGCGCGGCCGGCAGCGCCGTGATGATCACGAACGGATCGGACCAGGACTGGAAGTTCACGACGATCAGGAAGTAGATCAGCACGACGGCGCCGAGCAGACCGAACAGAAGACCGGTGAAGGCGCTGTTCATGGTCTGCACCTGGCCGAGCAGCACCACGGAGGAGCCCTTCGGCACGTCCTTGGCGGTGTCGGCGATCACCTGGCGGATGTCGGCGGCGACCGCGCCGAGATCGCGGCCCGAGGTCGTGGCAAAGATCTGCACCATCGACTGGATGTCGTATTGCGACACCACCGCGCTCGAGGTCGAGCGCTTGATGTCGGCAATGCCGCCGAGGATCGGCGATTGAGAATTGCCGGCGGCCGTGATCGGCAGCGTCTGGAGCGCGCTGAGCGAGTCGATCTGATATTGCGGCGTCTGCATCACGATCGAGTAGGACACGCCGTTGTCGGGGTTGAGGTAGTAGGTCGGCGCCACCTGCGAGGAGCCGGCGAGATTGACCACGAGGCTGTTGGTGACGTCGCGCTCGGTCAGGCCGACATATTGCGCGCGGGTGCGGTCGACGTCGATGTTGAAGGTGGGATTGTTCGGCGACTGCTGGATGCGCGCATCGGCAACGCCCGGAATCCTGCGAACCTTCGCCAGCAGGCTGTTGGCGTAGGCAAAGTTGGCGTTGATATTGGCGCCGCGGATCTGCAGGTCGATCGGCGCCGGCGCGCCGAAGTTCAGGATCTGGCTGACGATGTCTGCGGGGAGGAACGCGAAGCTGACGCCGGGGAACAGGCGCGGCAGCTGCTCGCGCAACACGCGCACGTGCTCTTCCGTCGGCTTGTGGCCCTCTTTCAGCTTGATCTGGATGTCGCCGTCCTGCGGGCCGATCACGCCCGTGTTGTTGTAGGTCATGTTGATGCCGGAGATCGGCATGCCGATGTTGTCGGTCAGCGTCTCGATTTCGCCGGGGATCAGCTTGCGGATCGCCTTCTGGACGTCGGCGAGCTGGTTGGCCGTCTCCTCCACGCGGGTGCCGACCTGGGTGCGGACATGCATCAGGATATTGCCGGCATCGACCGCCGGGAAGAAGTTGCGCCCGAGGAACGGCACCAGCGCGAAGGACGCGCCGACCACGCAGAGGAAGCCGATCACGAACACCGCACGGTGCGCCAGCGCGAGCCCGAGGAAGTCATGGTAGCCGCCGCGGATGCGCTCGAACCTGGCCTCGAAACCGCGCTGGAACCAGACCAGCGGATTGCGCGACTTCGGCGGGCCGCCCTCGTGATGGACGTGAGCCTGCAGCAGATAGTTCGCCATGGTCGGCACCAGCGTGCGCGACAGGATGAACGACCAGATCATCGCGAACATCACGGCTTCGGCCATCGGCACGAACAGGAAGCGCGCGACGCCGGAGAGGAAGAACATCGGTACGAACACGATGCAGATACAGAGCAGCGAGACGAAGGCCGGCGTCACGATCTGGTTGGCGCCGTCGAGGATCGACTGCTCGACCGGCTTGCCCTGCTCCAGATGGTAGTTGATGTTCTCGATGGTCACGGTGGCGTCGTCGACGAGGATGCCGACCGCGAGCGCAAGGCCGCCGAGCGTCATGATGTTCAGCGTCTCGCCGATCGCCGACAGCATGATGATGGCGCCGAGCACCGAGAGCGGGATCGAGACCGCGATGATGACCGTGGAGCGCCAGCTGCCGAGGAACAGCAGGATCATGACGCTGGTCAGCAGCGCGGCGATCACGCCTTCGACTGCGACGCCTTGAATCGCGCCGCGGACGAACACCGACTGGTCGCCGATGAAGCCGATCTTCAGCGCGTCCGGCAGCTGGTCCTTGACGTCGATCACCTTCTGCTTGATGCCGGCGATGATATCGAGCGTCGAGGTCGCGCCCGCCTTCAGCACCATCATCAGCACCGAGCGGTTGCCGTCGACATGGACGATGTTGGTCTGCGGCGGATTGCCGTCACGCACGGTCGCGACGTCGCGCACATAGACCATCGCGCCGTTGACGGTCCTGATCGGCAGATTGCCGAGCTCGTCGATCTTGAGCGGCGAGTTGTTGAGCTGGATGTTGTATTCGAACTGGCCGATCTTCTGGGTGCCGACCGGCGTGATCAGGTTTTGGGCGGCGAGCGCGTTGGCGACGTCCTGGCCCGACAGGCCACGGGCCTGGAGCGCGGTCGGATCGAGGTCGATCTGGATTTGGCGCTGCTTGCCGCCGAACGGATACGGGATCGCCGCGCCGGGCACGGTGACCAGCGGGGTGCGCAGATTATTGATGCCGATATCGGCGAGGTTCTGCTCGGTCAGGCCATCGCCCGACAAAGCCACCTGGATGATCGGCACGGTCGAGGCGGAGTAGTTCAGGATCAGGGGCGGCGTTGCGCCCGGCGGCATCTGTTTCAGCAGCGTCTGCGAGATCGCGGTGACCTGCGCGTTGGCGGTGCGGATGTCGACGTTCGGCTGGAAGAAGATCTTGATGATGCCAAACCCGTTATAGGAGTTGGCGGTAATGTGCTCGATGTCGTTGACGGTCGTCGTCAGCGCGCGCTGGAACGGCGTGGTGATGCGGCCGGACATCTGGTCCGGCGGCAGGCCGGTGTACTGCCAGACCACGCCGATCACGGGGATGCGGATGTCCGGGAAGATGTCGGTCGGCGTCCGCAGGGCCGCGAGCGGCCCGATGATCAGGAGCAGAAGCGCGAGCACGACAAACGTGTAGGGTCGGCTCAGGGCAATACGGACCAGAGCAATCATTGGTCAGGCAATTCCAAATCGGGGACAGGGAACACGCCCCACGGGTTCCTAGGGCTGATTTACCCGAACACCGCGGAAATGGCCAACGACGGCGCCGCCCCTTGCGGTCACTTCCCTGCTATCGCACTGCGAAATCGCATTCCAGATATGCAGCCTGCGACCGGAAGATTACGGAAGCGGCTTACCCCCGTAAAAAAGCGGCGCCCGCAGGCGCCGCTTTCAGAACCGCGATCGTGTCCCGGCTTAGGCCGCGCGGACGTTGGTCAGGAACTTGCTGACCTCGGTCTTGAGGCGGCTCGAGTCGTTGGACAGCATCTGCGCTGCCGACAGGACCTGCGAGGAGGCCGTGCCGGTCTCGGTCGCACCGCGCTGCACGTCGGTGATGTTGGAGGAGACCTGCTGGGTGCCCTGCGCCGCCTGCTGCACGTTGCGGGCGATCTCCTGGGTCGCTGCGCCCTGCTCTTCCACCGCAGCCGCAATCGCCGAGGAGATTTCGGAGAGACGCTCGATGGTCGAGGAGATCTCCTTGATGGCGCCGACCGAGTCGTTGGTCGCCGCCTGGATGCCGGAGATCTGCTGGCCGATCTCGCCGGTCGCCTTGGCGGTCTGCTCGGCAAGCGCCTTCACCTCGGAGGCGACCACCGCGAAGCCGCGGCCGGCTTCACCGGCACGCGCCGCCTCGATGGTGGCGTTCAGCGCCAAGAGGTTGGTCTGGCCGGCGATGGTGTTGATCAGCTCGACGACGTCGCCGATGCGGGAAGCCGCCTTGGACAGTTCGCTGACGCGCTCGGTGGTGG
Protein-coding regions in this window:
- a CDS encoding efflux RND transporter permease subunit, with the protein product MIALVRIALSRPYTFVVLALLLLIIGPLAALRTPTDIFPDIRIPVIGVVWQYTGLPPDQMSGRITTPFQRALTTTVNDIEHITANSYNGFGIIKIFFQPNVDIRTANAQVTAISQTLLKQMPPGATPPLILNYSASTVPIIQVALSGDGLTEQNLADIGINNLRTPLVTVPGAAIPYPFGGKQRQIQIDLDPTALQARGLSGQDVANALAAQNLITPVGTQKIGQFEYNIQLNNSPLKIDELGNLPIRTVNGAMVYVRDVATVRDGNPPQTNIVHVDGNRSVLMMVLKAGATSTLDIIAGIKQKVIDVKDQLPDALKIGFIGDQSVFVRGAIQGVAVEGVIAALLTSVMILLFLGSWRSTVIIAVSIPLSVLGAIIMLSAIGETLNIMTLGGLALAVGILVDDATVTIENINYHLEQGKPVEQSILDGANQIVTPAFVSLLCICIVFVPMFFLSGVARFLFVPMAEAVMFAMIWSFILSRTLVPTMANYLLQAHVHHEGGPPKSRNPLVWFQRGFEARFERIRGGYHDFLGLALAHRAVFVIGFLCVVGASFALVPFLGRNFFPAVDAGNILMHVRTQVGTRVEETANQLADVQKAIRKLIPGEIETLTDNIGMPISGINMTYNNTGVIGPQDGDIQIKLKEGHKPTEEHVRVLREQLPRLFPGVSFAFLPADIVSQILNFGAPAPIDLQIRGANINANFAYANSLLAKVRRIPGVADARIQQSPNNPTFNIDVDRTRAQYVGLTERDVTNSLVVNLAGSSQVAPTYYLNPDNGVSYSIVMQTPQYQIDSLSALQTLPITAAGNSQSPILGGIADIKRSTSSAVVSQYDIQSMVQIFATTSGRDLGAVAADIRQVIADTAKDVPKGSSVVLLGQVQTMNSAFTGLLFGLLGAVVLIYFLIVVNFQSWSDPFVIITALPAALAGIVWMLFMTETTLSVPALTGAIMCMGVATANSVLVISFARERYEELGDPIAAALEAGFVRFRPVLMTALAMIIGMAPMALGLGEGGEQNAPLGRAVIGGLIFATFATLMFVPVVFSMVHKKQGAKAAAPLETPHVAH